The sequence TTGTTTCACATATAGGTAAGGTTAAGGTTGAAAGTCATCTGGAGTGGGCGACTGTGGGCATCAACTTTTCAATGGTTATGCACTTTCACTAATGGTGGAGGAGTGACTTGCGCTCCACCTTATTTGGGATATGGTGTTTCCTCTTTGACTTATTGCCTACTTGTAGTTTTACAAAAGAGAGACATTCATATAGATTCTCATCTTTGAAGTTGCATACGCTAGAACTTGTATTGTGACATATCATACATGTCGATTTCTCCTGTAGAAAACTATAATATTCTCAATTTTACCACTTAATTTTGAACTCAGAATCTGAAACTAAGTTTTAAATGGTTTTCAGATAATGATCATAGACTTCAAACTGACGTACCCAAGTGGGACGGCTACCGCTCACTTAATCAACAGCTTCCACACTCCTCTAGGAGCCAAGTTAGCAAAGTGAGTTCCGGATACACTCACCGTAAATCTTGTTTGGAAAACAATATTTGAATGCACAAGTCttctaaatttaatttgttGCTTGCCTCCAGGAAACAAGTAAGAACCTTGGGAAAATTCTTCTCTTTCAGCTTCTTGTGGGGGTTCTTTCAATGGTTTTTCACTGCGGGAGATGGCTGCGGATTCGTTGAATTTCCAACCTTCGGTCTTAAAGCCTAccaaaacaagtaaagatagCCTGACTAACATCATGTAGTTAAATTTGCAATCTTTTTATTCTTGGTATTAGTTTAAGCCTCATACTTGTTGATCAAAAACCAGGTTCTACTTCGATTTCTCAGCAACATATGTCGGTGTCGGTATGATATGCCCATATTTGATCAATATATCTTTACTAGTTGGAGCCATTCTCTCGTGGGGTATAATGTGGCCGCTCATAGAGAATAGGAAAGGTGATTGGTATTCGGCAACGTTGGCGCCTAGCAGTCTCCATGGCATTCAAGGTTACCGGGTATATTAAAATACACTAAACCAAATCTTGAAACGTTTGGATGacctgtgtgtgtgtgtgtgtgtgtttaacaccttttgtgattctttcacaGGTCTTTATTGCCATAGCCATGATCTTAGGTGATGGCCTATACAACTTCGTCAAGGTCCTAGGCCGTACTATACTCGGATTATACCAACAAATACGTGATAAAAATTCAGGCTCAGTCCTCCCAGTCGGTTCCAATTCATCTCCTTCAAATACTCCTACAGTATCCTACGATGATGAACGTAGGACCCGACTTTTCCTCAAGGACAAAATCCCTACATGGGTTGCCATTTCTGGATACATCGTACTTGCCATAATCTCTGCGGCAACTCTTCCACACATTTTCCATCCACTCAAATGGTACTATATAGTTGTCATGTATATATTTGCACCGACACTAGCGTTTTGCAATGCCTACGGATGTGGGCTCACCGATTGGTCCCTAGCATCGACCTATGGAAAGTTGGCCATATTCATGATTGGGGCGTGGGCTGGAGCCTCCCATGGGGGAGTTCTTGCCGGACTAGCTGCTTGTGGAGTCATGATGAATATAGTCTCCACTGCATCAGACCTCACACAAGATTTCAAGACCGGATACATGACTCTAGCATCTCCCAGGTCCATGTTTGTGAGCCAGGTGATCGGGACTGCTATAGGTTGTATCGTCTCACCGTGCGTATTTTGGATATTCTACAAGGCATTCCCCGATCTAGGCAACTTGGGCTCA comes from Primulina huaijiensis isolate GDHJ02 chromosome 2, ASM1229523v2, whole genome shotgun sequence and encodes:
- the LOC140970937 gene encoding probable metal-nicotianamine transporter YSL7 encodes the protein MDHTSTSINNRKPEKTHISNEEIVEKEEDSTAKHDSVEKIFESKEVPPWQKQLTFRAFFVSFVLSVLFTFIVMKLNLTTGIIPSLNVSAGLLGFFFVKVWTKFLDKSGLLKQPFTRQENTVVQTCVVASSGIAFSGGFGSYLFGMSEAIAKKTTEANDSQNIKNPALTWMIGFLFVVSFLGLFSVVPLRKIMIIDFKLTYPSGTATAHLINSFHTPLGAKLAKKQVRTLGKFFSFSFLWGFFQWFFTAGDGCGFVEFPTFGLKAYQNKFYFDFSATYVGVGMICPYLINISLLVGAILSWGIMWPLIENRKGDWYSATLAPSSLHGIQGYRVFIAIAMILGDGLYNFVKVLGRTILGLYQQIRDKNSGSVLPVGSNSSPSNTPTVSYDDERRTRLFLKDKIPTWVAISGYIVLAIISAATLPHIFHPLKWYYIVVMYIFAPTLAFCNAYGCGLTDWSLASTYGKLAIFMIGAWAGASHGGVLAGLAACGVMMNIVSTASDLTQDFKTGYMTLASPRSMFVSQVIGTAIGCIVSPCVFWIFYKAFPDLGNLGSQYPAPYATVYRGIAILGVEGFSSLPNHCLTLCYVFFIAAVVINVLRDIVGPKWASFIPIPMAMAIPFYLGPYFTIDMCVGSLILFIWENVDKAKADAFGPAVASGLICGDGIWTLPSSILALAGVKPPICMKFLSRKENARVDTFLGN